The Leucothrix mucor DSM 2157 DNA window CAACGCGTAAATAGGTTGGTGCGTCTAGTGGTGATTTTTGCCCATCTTCAGCTTGCCAGAGTTGGTTGCTGAGTCGTAGCCATGAGCCACAAAACGGGCAATCGATGCTTCGGATAAGTGGAGATACTCCCGCTATGGCGCCGCCACAGTTAGGGCAGTTCAGAGTTGCCATGGTCTGATCCTGTCATTTTTATATACACACATCATAGCGCAGCTACCGAACAGATGCGATTCGGATTTACAGTTTACTGTCCTAAGCTGGGGTAGGCTTCTCGCGTGACTCCAGGTTAGGCAAAGCCAGATTTAGAGCGGTGAGTGCCGCGCCATTTAAAGAGGCTTCGCTACCCATGACCGGTGTGGAAATCACAGGCTGACGACGGGCGCTTTGCAGTAAAATTTCCAGCCTTGGGCGCAGCCGTTGAAATAGCTTATCGGAGCGGAAGTCGATTAATACTTCATCCAAATCCAGCACGCTATTGAGCAGATTGATGGCATCGCAAATATGTTCGCAATATAAATCAACCACTTCCAGCACTTGTGGATTACGTTGGTCGATATAGTCAGCCAGAATATCCAGTGCCTGACGGGGATGGCCGAGGCTTTCTAGTAGATCGGCCAAGCTGCCATCAGTACTCAGTAAGTGCTCGAATGAAGTGCTACTGGGGGCACGCCTATTAATATGTAGCTGCCCGATTTCACCCGCCCAACCGCCACTACCACTGAGGATTTTTCCTTGTAGCGCAAAGCCAGAACCCACACCGGAGTAAAGATAGAGATAGGCAAAGGAGAGCTCGCGCAGACGAGGCTGCTGATACAGCTCTGAAGTCGCAGCCAGATTGACGTCATTCTGAAAGCTCACCGGATAGCGGGTGAGTTTACGCACGGCTTCAATAAACTCCGCGCCTTCGATGCAAGGCAGCTTAGGTGCCATCGGAATGGTGTCATTTTCTACCACGCCCGGAATGGCAATGGTTAGGCCAACAATGCGATCAGCATCTGGCGTGACTTTCTCCAAACGTTTAATGGCCGTTTTAACGCTTTTAATTAGCGCGTCTAAATCTTGATGTGGGGTGACTTGTAGATCGGGCAGTGCCGTGGAGTGACCGGTGTAATCGGCCCAAGCCATGCCTAATTCGGTAGAGTCTTTAGTTGGGCGTAGCACAATGCCTAGCGAGTAGGCTGCTGTTGGATTGAGTGAAAGTAAAGAGATCGGGCGACCTTGGCGGCCATCGCGAGTGGTGGCTTCAGACTCTTGCAATAAGCCATCTTCAAGTAAGTCATTGACCAGTGATGACACGGCAGCGCCGGATAAGGAAAGCGCAGGCCCGAGTGCAGAGCGTGAGTTCGGCCCTTCGTGACGGATATAAGCTAATGCCGCTCGCCGGTTTAGGTTGCGAATTCTCGTTGGTCCGCTGGACGGTGGTCGTTTGCTCATTGCTTCCTCGCTCCATGGTAGCGCCTCAATATAACCCAGTTATTCAAAAAGTTGTCAAAATCTGAGTTGAATTTATTTAGTTTACAAAGTTAATTATTATATTTACTTCGCAAAGTTAATAATATAGAGTTTACAAAATCTGCAGCACTTTAAGCGTTGTCGGATCATTTTTTGACTGGAGGAGATTAAGATGAAATTTTCAAAATTAGGTTTAAGCATTGGCTTAGCATTAGGTGTTTCAATGGCCGCACAAGCAGCCGACGTTGAAGTACTGCACTACTGGACATCCGGTGGCGAAGCAAAATCA harbors:
- a CDS encoding ROK family transcriptional regulator, which codes for MSKRPPSSGPTRIRNLNRRAALAYIRHEGPNSRSALGPALSLSGAAVSSLVNDLLEDGLLQESEATTRDGRQGRPISLLSLNPTAAYSLGIVLRPTKDSTELGMAWADYTGHSTALPDLQVTPHQDLDALIKSVKTAIKRLEKVTPDADRIVGLTIAIPGVVENDTIPMAPKLPCIEGAEFIEAVRKLTRYPVSFQNDVNLAATSELYQQPRLRELSFAYLYLYSGVGSGFALQGKILSGSGGWAGEIGQLHINRRAPSSTSFEHLLSTDGSLADLLESLGHPRQALDILADYIDQRNPQVLEVVDLYCEHICDAINLLNSVLDLDEVLIDFRSDKLFQRLRPRLEILLQSARRQPVISTPVMGSEASLNGAALTALNLALPNLESREKPTPA